A region of Moorena producens PAL-8-15-08-1 DNA encodes the following proteins:
- a CDS encoding SAM-dependent methyltransferase, with amino-acid sequence MSVTLMMKNSDSKLKSKLNLETGSLTIVGTGIQLVSHLTLGAKAWIEQADKVLYALADPVTAKWLKELNATAEALPYNRNNQWRRDTYQEMTERILTDVRKGLNVCAVFYGHPGVFANPVQAAIKQAHREGFTAQMLPGISAEDCLFADLGLDPGRNGCQSFEATDFLIRRRKFDPTSPLILWQIAMVGNLGFYKPEEQFRPLTILTEVLKTHYGGDHEVIVYEAAVYYPVCQPVIQRIPLSKLPQSSVTEVSTLYIPPQGLAPVDKDMMARLGMSFVQEATGEKQI; translated from the coding sequence GTGTCTGTTACTCTGATGATGAAAAACTCCGATTCTAAGCTGAAGAGTAAATTGAATTTGGAAACTGGCTCCTTAACTATTGTTGGTACGGGGATTCAATTGGTAAGTCATCTGACTTTGGGGGCGAAAGCCTGGATAGAACAAGCGGACAAGGTTTTATATGCGTTGGCTGACCCAGTAACGGCTAAATGGCTCAAAGAATTGAATGCCACAGCAGAAGCTTTGCCATATAACCGGAACAATCAATGGCGCAGAGATACTTATCAAGAAATGACCGAAAGGATATTGACAGACGTTCGTAAGGGGCTGAATGTCTGTGCTGTTTTTTACGGTCATCCTGGGGTTTTTGCCAATCCAGTGCAGGCAGCTATTAAACAGGCACATCGTGAAGGCTTCACAGCACAGATGCTACCTGGGATTTCTGCGGAAGATTGCTTATTTGCTGACCTTGGTCTGGATCCTGGTCGAAACGGGTGTCAAAGTTTTGAAGCAACGGACTTTTTGATTCGACGGCGTAAATTTGACCCCACTAGCCCCTTGATTTTGTGGCAGATTGCCATGGTTGGCAATCTCGGTTTTTACAAACCGGAGGAACAGTTTCGTCCTCTAACTATATTGACTGAGGTCTTAAAAACACATTATGGAGGTGACCATGAAGTGATTGTTTACGAAGCAGCTGTTTATTATCCAGTTTGCCAACCAGTTATCCAGCGTATTCCTCTGTCCAAGCTACCACAGAGCAGTGTTACTGAGGTTTCAACCCTTTATATTCCGCCTCAAGGGTTAGCACCTGTGGACAAAGACATGATGGCGCGCTTAGGTATGTCTTTTGTTCAAGAAGCTACAGGGGAGAAACAGATCTGA
- a CDS encoding AbrB/MazE/SpoVT family DNA-binding domain-containing protein produces the protein MKAAIVRIGDSQGIRIPKAIIEECGLANVVEITVEDGKVIISPVSHSRQGWEEAFKEMAENGDDELLIDDRIKNYWDEEDWKW, from the coding sequence ATGAAAGCTGCCATTGTACGTATTGGAGATTCCCAAGGAATTAGAATTCCTAAAGCAATTATTGAAGAATGTGGTTTAGCCAATGTAGTTGAAATAACAGTAGAAGATGGAAAGGTGATCATTTCGCCAGTATCCCACTCTCGTCAAGGATGGGAAGAAGCGTTTAAAGAAATGGCAGAAAATGGTGATGATGAATTATTAATTGATGATCGGATTAAAAATTATTGGGATGAAGAGGATTGGAAATGGTAG
- a CDS encoding tetratricopeptide repeat protein has protein sequence MDNNTWALAQKAETLRLSGAYEQAIEIFKELQRKDKTDNAWLNAHLGTIYYELMDYGQAEEYLKKAVEKNDNYLWAHAHLGETYRLRAITENDKKQKNKSIKSAIKHFEKALAHQAPENSNYGWALAHLGATYRLKITLDKKKLAKNEIDEQSKQQALNYLDRAIELMPTYAWAWGMRSTVHRLAQEYQESLWDLGVETQISPDMETLQNSYYPVSSLVSRRVSLYEHAFLFFYLTKREDNSEKKERYYSGAIACTQQILILKPGDLIGQLILKVIEGTQKKEEDKLNQKFRKECKILIQKIDAKLAEICKAVLIYMIKADPKTKNKLEMLAKEECMSGHKLKKLVDDVLKKFTKNIEPKNIEPKNIEPNNPDINNPKLNNPKIKAEAQLWLWQNFAWVEGSASGLSFLADLSEVLRYFDQHCDDITGEPLPYRVLALIIYDQYALERLYQTPVLLEKERVETFKKLLQWIKSRRLA, from the coding sequence ATGGATAATAACACTTGGGCTCTTGCTCAAAAAGCAGAAACTCTTCGCTTGTCAGGGGCCTATGAACAGGCGATTGAGATTTTTAAAGAGCTCCAACGTAAGGATAAGACAGACAATGCTTGGCTCAATGCCCACCTAGGAACAATTTACTACGAGTTGATGGATTATGGTCAGGCCGAAGAGTACTTGAAAAAAGCCGTCGAAAAGAATGATAACTATCTCTGGGCTCATGCACATCTAGGTGAAACCTACCGTCTACGAGCAATTACAGAAAATGATAAAAAGCAGAAAAATAAATCTATTAAATCAGCTATAAAACATTTTGAAAAAGCCCTTGCTCATCAAGCACCAGAAAACAGCAACTATGGGTGGGCATTAGCTCACTTGGGAGCAACCTACCGCCTTAAAATAACTCTGGATAAGAAGAAATTAGCCAAGAATGAGATAGATGAACAAAGTAAACAACAAGCTTTGAATTATCTTGACAGAGCGATTGAACTTATGCCCACATATGCCTGGGCTTGGGGTATGCGATCGACAGTTCACAGATTAGCTCAAGAATACCAGGAGTCATTGTGGGATTTGGGAGTAGAAACACAAATATCTCCAGACATGGAGACTTTACAAAACTCTTATTATCCTGTTTCAAGCTTAGTAAGCAGGAGGGTAAGTCTTTATGAACATGCATTTCTGTTTTTTTATTTAACGAAGAGAGAAGATAACTCAGAAAAGAAAGAAAGATACTATAGTGGAGCGATCGCTTGTACGCAACAAATCTTGATCCTGAAGCCAGGTGATTTGATAGGTCAACTCATTCTCAAGGTAATTGAAGGTACACAAAAGAAGGAAGAAGATAAACTTAATCAGAAATTTAGAAAAGAATGCAAAATACTTATTCAAAAAATAGATGCCAAGCTTGCTGAGATATGTAAAGCAGTATTGATATACATGATAAAGGCTGATCCTAAAACCAAGAATAAGTTGGAGATGCTGGCGAAGGAAGAATGTATGTCAGGACATAAATTAAAGAAGCTTGTTGATGATGTCCTCAAGAAGTTTACCAAAAATATTGAACCCAAAAATATTGAACCCAAAAATATTGAACCCAACAATCCTGATATCAACAATCCTAAGCTCAACAATCCTAAGATTAAAGCAGAGGCACAATTATGGCTGTGGCAAAACTTTGCATGGGTCGAAGGATCTGCCAGTGGTCTTTCCTTCCTTGCTGATTTAAGTGAAGTTCTGCGATATTTTGATCAACACTGTGATGATATAACTGGTGAACCATTGCCTTATCGAGTGCTTGCCTTGATAATCTATGATCAATACGCACTGGAAAGGCTTTATCAAACTCCAGTATTGTTAGAAAAAGAACGGGTAGAAACATTTAAGAAATTGTTGCAGTGGATAAAATCACGACGATTAGCTTAG
- a CDS encoding AAA family ATPase, with translation MRDLSGYQVTEKLHESTNSLVYRGHRRADDQPVILKMLKQAYPSPESIAWFKREYETTQTINLPGVIDVYSWENLETNWVMVLEDFGGESLNRIIPKQEFTIAEFLHLAIEIVDILGQVHQQHIIHKDINPSNIILNQNTGRLKLIDFGISTTLSREISTFRNPNVLEGTLAYISPEQTGRMNRAIDYRTDFYSLGVTFYELLTGQLPFPSNDVLELVHCHIAKQPTPPQELKPEIPAILSALLFKLMAKNAEERYLSAYRIKADLEECLRQWQTKGQIDAFVIDQHNVSDQFQIPQKLYGREQEISTLLAAFDRVSQGASEIMLVSGYSGIGKSVLIQEVYKPLTRQHGYFISGKFDQFKRDIPYASLIQAFRSLVQQLLTESEAEINNWREKLQRELGKNGQVIIEVIPEVELIIGPQPPLPELPPTELQNRFNFVFKKFIKIFSQPEHPLVIFLDDLQWADRASLELIQLLMTAADNKYLFLIGAYRDNEVNDVHPLTQSLEQLEKARVIIKRILLPPLALTDVTQLILDTFFGDSITAKSLAKLIQEKTGGNPFFINEFLKSLYSECWLYFNYPSQKWEWDIEQIKAQPLTDNVVELMTKKVKNLPTQTQALLKLAACIGNQFDLKTLAVIYEKSIGETATDLRSALQSGLIVPLSYAYQLVELDIEGLSNQLIVEYKFAHDRIQQAVYSLIPKADTQAVHLGVGKLLLQNTSSEESEQKLFEIVNQLNKGRELIEQQTERDELARLNLRAGKKAKSSAAHQLGFNYLQTGLSLLGNQSWSQQYHLSLDLYVEAAEAAYTIANYDEMEPLTEIVLQKAQTLLDKVKVYEVKIQAYCAQIKFIEAIKTGLDVLKLLGIELPEQSSQSDLTGEIEQIKSALGGRQAQQLMDLPQMTDPHKLAAMRVMSYLLSSAYIAMNQLSLVIWCRQVNLSIQYGNSPDSPFPYAGYGHILCLRGELEAGYQFGQLALKLLERFKDKKFKARIYAIYKLYLKHWKEPLRETSSVSMEAYQSAIETGDLEFAVSVMGTYACALYLSGIELTDAKKETAKAIAASIQTQQEAYLHWNQTYLQAILNLMGQADNPCRLIGEVYDEEKMIPVHLASGDQTGMMHVYLHKLTLCYLFQEFQQAVEYADQFEDYAANAGSSFFLTTAYFYDALARLAFYPDASETERAEILTNVAAKQEKMELWAKQAPMNFLHKFYLVEAERSRVLGKDSEARDYYDRAITLAHKNDYLNDEALAYELAGKFYLARNQNHVARHYLQDAHYTYQGWGAVAKVKDLEARYPQFLATVSTNSIKTSLNPSITDSGKTTSGVLDINSILKASQTISGEIIPDKLLEKLMKILIENAGAQKGFLILDKDDNWVIEAEGTVDSDQVTTLQSLPVDSVDAASQTPVLSVSIINYVARTQENLVLSDAANQGQFTRDPYIVATQPKSIICSPLLNQGKLSGILYLENNLTTDAFTSDRIEVLRMLSAQAAISIENARLYGQLEDYNRNLELKVEERTQELSQTLDVLKATQAELIFENELLKSDEQASNFDYQVGGSLPMDAPTYVVRSADRTLYKALKQGEFCYILNPRQMGKSSLMVRMINHLNNEGISCAAIDLTRIGSENVTPDQWYKGLAVELWRSFGLLRKVNLKKWWNERADISTVQRLSQFIEEVLLGEVDQPDNSLPNKRVVFIDEVDSVLGLNFPVNDFFALIRSCYNQRTINRDYGNLTFALFGVATPSGLITDHQRTPFNIGQAIQLEGFKEHEAQPLLQGLAEKVSNPQTLLKELLGWTSGQPFLTQKICQFIRSTSSAIPINDEAEWIENLVRTKVIENWESQDEPEHLRTIRDRILESQQSVGLLEIYRQIVEQGEVVAVDSPEEKELLLSGLVVKQQGCLRVNNRIYESIFDRSWVEEHV, from the coding sequence ATGCGCGATTTATCAGGTTACCAAGTTACGGAAAAACTCCATGAGAGCACCAACTCCCTGGTCTATCGCGGACATCGGCGAGCAGATGACCAACCTGTTATCCTTAAAATGCTCAAACAGGCTTATCCTTCCCCTGAAAGCATTGCTTGGTTCAAGCGAGAGTATGAAACAACCCAAACTATTAACCTACCCGGTGTAATCGATGTTTACAGCTGGGAAAACCTAGAAACTAACTGGGTAATGGTGTTAGAAGATTTTGGGGGCGAATCTCTCAATCGGATCATTCCGAAGCAGGAATTCACCATTGCTGAGTTTCTCCACCTGGCCATTGAGATTGTTGACATTCTCGGTCAGGTTCACCAGCAGCATATTATTCACAAAGATATTAACCCATCAAATATTATCTTAAATCAGAATACTGGTAGGCTTAAGCTAATTGATTTTGGCATTTCAACCACACTGTCCCGAGAAATCTCAACTTTTCGCAATCCGAATGTATTAGAAGGAACCCTAGCTTATATCTCCCCAGAACAAACGGGTCGCATGAATCGAGCCATCGATTACCGCACTGATTTTTACTCCCTGGGGGTGACCTTTTATGAATTGCTGACGGGACAGTTACCCTTCCCCAGCAATGATGTTTTGGAATTAGTCCATTGTCATATTGCTAAACAACCGACACCACCACAGGAACTAAAACCAGAGATTCCAGCAATTCTTTCAGCGCTCTTGTTCAAATTGATGGCGAAAAATGCTGAAGAACGCTATCTATCAGCCTATCGGATCAAGGCAGATTTAGAAGAATGTCTCAGACAGTGGCAAACCAAAGGGCAAATTGATGCTTTCGTGATCGATCAGCACAATGTTTCCGATCAATTTCAAATACCACAAAAACTGTATGGACGAGAACAGGAGATTTCTACCCTATTAGCTGCTTTTGATCGAGTCAGCCAAGGAGCTAGTGAAATCATGCTGGTTTCGGGGTATTCTGGTATTGGGAAGTCCGTATTAATACAGGAGGTATATAAGCCACTGACTCGCCAACATGGCTATTTTATTTCTGGTAAGTTTGACCAGTTTAAACGAGATATTCCCTACGCTTCCTTAATTCAGGCATTTCGGTCATTAGTACAACAGTTACTCACAGAAAGTGAGGCAGAGATTAACAATTGGCGAGAGAAGCTGCAAAGGGAATTAGGGAAAAATGGACAGGTAATCATTGAAGTTATTCCTGAAGTAGAACTGATTATTGGTCCACAACCACCTCTTCCAGAGCTTCCGCCAACAGAACTGCAGAATCGCTTTAATTTTGTTTTTAAAAAATTTATTAAGATATTCTCTCAACCCGAACATCCGTTAGTCATTTTCTTAGACGACTTACAGTGGGCAGATAGAGCTTCCCTGGAATTAATTCAACTGCTGATGACAGCAGCAGATAATAAATATCTGTTTCTAATTGGGGCATATCGGGATAATGAAGTAAACGACGTACATCCGCTGACTCAAAGTTTGGAACAGCTTGAAAAAGCCAGGGTAATAATTAAGAGAATACTACTTCCCCCCTTAGCCTTAACTGATGTTACCCAACTTATCCTTGATACCTTTTTCGGAGATTCAATAACTGCTAAATCCCTTGCAAAATTAATACAGGAAAAAACTGGTGGAAATCCGTTTTTCATCAATGAGTTCTTAAAATCTCTGTATTCTGAATGTTGGTTGTATTTTAACTATCCTTCTCAGAAATGGGAGTGGGATATAGAGCAAATAAAAGCGCAACCCCTTACAGATAATGTGGTGGAGTTGATGACTAAAAAAGTTAAAAACTTACCCACACAAACTCAAGCATTATTAAAATTAGCAGCTTGCATAGGGAACCAGTTTGATCTGAAAACACTGGCAGTGATATATGAAAAATCTATAGGGGAAACTGCAACTGATTTACGGTCAGCACTCCAATCTGGTCTAATTGTGCCACTTAGCTATGCCTACCAGTTGGTGGAACTTGATATCGAAGGGTTGTCAAATCAGTTAATTGTAGAATACAAATTTGCCCACGACCGCATCCAACAAGCAGTTTACTCCCTCATTCCCAAAGCAGATACCCAAGCAGTACATCTGGGGGTTGGCAAGTTGTTACTGCAAAATACATCCTCTGAAGAATCTGAACAGAAGCTGTTTGAGATTGTTAACCAGTTGAACAAAGGTCGGGAGCTAATTGAGCAACAAACAGAGCGAGATGAGTTAGCTCGATTAAATCTGCGGGCAGGGAAAAAAGCCAAATCTTCAGCTGCTCATCAACTTGGTTTCAATTATCTCCAGACCGGCTTAAGTTTGTTAGGTAACCAGAGTTGGTCGCAGCAGTATCACCTCAGCTTAGATTTGTATGTGGAGGCAGCAGAAGCAGCTTATACAATTGCCAACTACGATGAAATGGAGCCCTTGACTGAGATAGTCTTACAAAAAGCCCAAACACTGCTAGACAAAGTCAAAGTCTATGAAGTCAAAATCCAAGCCTATTGTGCTCAAATAAAATTTATAGAAGCAATCAAAACTGGGCTAGACGTTCTGAAATTACTTGGGATCGAATTACCCGAACAATCCAGCCAATCTGATCTGACGGGAGAGATAGAGCAGATCAAGTCTGCCTTGGGGGGCAGGCAAGCCCAGCAGCTAATGGACTTACCCCAAATGACCGATCCCCATAAACTAGCAGCTATGCGGGTTATGAGCTACTTGTTGAGCTCTGCCTACATAGCAATGAATCAACTCAGCTTGGTAATTTGGTGCCGACAGGTGAATTTATCGATTCAGTATGGTAATTCCCCTGATTCCCCTTTTCCCTATGCAGGTTACGGGCATATCCTCTGCTTAAGAGGGGAGCTTGAGGCTGGCTATCAGTTTGGTCAACTGGCTTTGAAGTTACTAGAACGATTCAAAGATAAAAAATTCAAAGCAAGAATTTATGCAATATATAAGCTATATCTCAAGCATTGGAAAGAACCGCTCAGGGAGACATCATCTGTTTCCATGGAAGCTTATCAAAGTGCTATAGAAACTGGAGATCTTGAATTTGCTGTTAGTGTCATGGGTACCTATGCCTGCGCTTTGTACCTAAGCGGCATTGAGCTGACGGATGCTAAGAAAGAGACGGCGAAAGCAATTGCAGCTAGTATTCAAACTCAGCAGGAAGCTTACCTTCATTGGAATCAAACCTATCTGCAGGCTATCCTTAACTTGATGGGACAAGCCGACAATCCCTGCCGTTTGATTGGTGAAGTATACGATGAAGAAAAGATGATACCAGTCCATCTTGCCAGTGGAGATCAAACTGGGATGATGCATGTGTATTTACATAAACTCACTCTGTGTTATCTTTTCCAGGAATTTCAGCAAGCTGTTGAATATGCCGACCAGTTTGAAGACTATGCTGCCAATGCTGGCTCATCATTCTTCCTTACCACTGCCTACTTCTATGATGCCTTGGCTCGACTAGCATTTTATCCTGATGCTTCAGAGACTGAAAGAGCAGAAATTTTGACCAATGTTGCTGCTAAACAAGAAAAAATGGAACTCTGGGCAAAGCAAGCTCCGATGAATTTTCTACACAAATTTTATCTAGTCGAAGCTGAACGATCTCGAGTTTTAGGCAAAGATAGCGAAGCTAGAGACTATTACGACCGCGCTATTACTTTAGCCCATAAAAACGACTATCTCAACGACGAAGCCCTAGCTTATGAACTCGCAGGCAAATTCTATTTAGCCAGAAACCAAAACCACGTTGCTCGCCACTACCTACAAGATGCCCACTATACTTATCAAGGCTGGGGAGCTGTGGCTAAGGTAAAGGATTTGGAAGCTCGATACCCACAATTTTTAGCTACAGTTTCAACAAATAGTATTAAAACTAGCTTAAATCCGTCAATTACCGACTCAGGTAAAACTACATCCGGTGTTTTGGATATCAATAGCATTCTCAAAGCATCGCAAACTATTTCTGGGGAAATTATCCCAGACAAGTTGCTGGAAAAGTTAATGAAAATCCTGATTGAGAATGCTGGGGCTCAAAAAGGTTTTCTGATACTCGATAAAGACGATAACTGGGTAATTGAAGCTGAAGGAACAGTGGATTCTGATCAGGTGACTACACTGCAATCCCTGCCAGTAGACTCTGTGGATGCTGCTAGTCAAACCCCGGTCTTGTCAGTCTCTATCATCAATTATGTGGCTCGCACCCAGGAAAATTTAGTCTTAAGTGATGCGGCTAATCAAGGACAATTTACTCGTGACCCCTACATTGTTGCCACTCAACCCAAATCGATTATCTGTAGTCCTTTGTTAAATCAAGGTAAACTAAGCGGTATTTTATATTTAGAAAATAATTTAACCACAGACGCATTTACCAGCGATCGCATTGAAGTTTTAAGAATGCTTTCTGCTCAAGCTGCTATCTCTATTGAAAATGCTCGTCTGTATGGACAGTTAGAAGACTATAACCGAAATCTAGAGCTTAAAGTAGAAGAGCGCACTCAAGAACTATCTCAAACTTTGGACGTTCTCAAAGCCACTCAAGCGGAACTAATATTTGAAAACGAGTTACTCAAAAGTGACGAACAAGCGTCGAATTTTGATTATCAAGTGGGGGGAAGTTTACCGATGGATGCTCCCACGTATGTGGTGCGTTCTGCTGACAGAACTCTCTATAAAGCTTTAAAGCAAGGGGAGTTTTGTTATATTCTCAATCCCCGCCAGATGGGCAAGTCAAGCCTGATGGTACGTATGATTAACCACCTCAACAATGAGGGGATTAGCTGCGCGGCGATCGACTTGACTCGGATTGGCAGCGAAAATGTTACCCCTGACCAATGGTATAAGGGATTGGCAGTAGAGCTATGGCGAAGTTTTGGTTTACTAAGAAAGGTGAATTTAAAAAAGTGGTGGAATGAACGAGCAGATATTTCTACGGTTCAGCGGTTGAGTCAATTTATTGAAGAAGTCTTGCTGGGTGAGGTTGATCAACCAGATAACAGTTTACCCAATAAACGGGTAGTTTTTATCGATGAAGTTGATAGCGTCTTGGGCTTGAATTTTCCAGTTAATGACTTTTTTGCTCTGATTCGCTCTTGCTATAATCAGCGTACTATCAATCGAGACTATGGCAATTTAACGTTTGCTCTGTTTGGGGTTGCTACCCCCTCTGGCTTAATTACGGACCACCAAAGAACTCCTTTTAATATTGGTCAGGCGATTCAACTGGAGGGTTTTAAAGAGCATGAAGCCCAACCTTTGCTTCAAGGATTAGCAGAGAAAGTCAGCAATCCTCAAACACTGCTCAAAGAACTGTTAGGATGGACGAGTGGTCAGCCTTTTTTGACCCAAAAGATCTGTCAATTCATCCGCAGTACTTCATCTGCTATCCCTATCAACGACGAAGCTGAATGGATTGAAAATTTGGTGCGAACCAAGGTGATAGAGAATTGGGAATCCCAGGATGAACCGGAGCATTTGAGAACTATACGCGATCGCATCCTGGAGAGTCAGCAATCTGTTGGGCTATTGGAGATATATCGACAAATTGTGGAGCAGGGAGAAGTGGTGGCTGTTGACAGTCCAGAGGAAAAGGAATTGCTGTTGTCTGGGTTAGTGGTGAAGCAACAGGGATGTCTGAGAGTCAATAACCGGATTTATGAATCGATTTTTGACCGCAGTTGGGTTGAGGAGCATGTCTAA
- a CDS encoding tetratricopeptide repeat protein, producing MTYQQTMSDLKLAIAQNPEKAKALAQEGEADRLMGDFEAALAKFTDALELNSNYPWALAHRGETYYEMKRYQEARTDFSRAIDLNPNYLWALAHRGVTYRFMGEAYYTMAVADLDRAIELKPDYLWAIAYRARVYELMKCYKKALIDFDRAIAFDKTIFVKNWRIERGLLLNYANRYAEAIACSQQRLEEVPDDTTALYCIAVAKARWQGLTQAKSEIERTRTVLLSQWDTGDRGDILYRLSALAILVGNCEQAWEYLQDAIPINDEAIELVGHDPAWMEWRDHPRTQALLAIGKGVGSRE from the coding sequence ATGACTTATCAACAAACTATGTCTGACCTCAAGTTAGCGATCGCACAGAACCCTGAGAAAGCTAAAGCTCTAGCTCAGGAAGGTGAGGCGGATCGGCTGATGGGAGATTTTGAAGCTGCCCTCGCTAAGTTCACCGATGCCCTTGAGCTAAATTCTAACTACCCTTGGGCTCTCGCTCACCGTGGGGAAACCTACTATGAAATGAAACGTTATCAGGAAGCCCGAACAGATTTTAGCCGCGCTATTGATCTCAACCCTAACTACCTTTGGGCCCTCGCTCACCGGGGCGTAACCTACCGCTTTATGGGGGAAGCATATTACACAATGGCAGTGGCTGACTTGGATCGAGCCATTGAGCTGAAGCCGGATTACCTTTGGGCAATTGCCTATCGTGCCCGAGTTTATGAGCTGATGAAGTGCTACAAGAAAGCCCTGATTGATTTTGACCGAGCGATCGCCTTTGACAAAACCATATTTGTGAAAAATTGGCGGATTGAACGGGGGTTACTACTCAACTATGCCAATAGATATGCTGAAGCGATCGCTTGTTCCCAGCAGAGGTTAGAGGAAGTTCCTGATGACACTACAGCTTTGTACTGTATTGCAGTAGCGAAGGCTCGTTGGCAAGGATTGACCCAGGCCAAAAGCGAGATTGAGCGTACGCGGACAGTATTGCTGTCTCAATGGGACACAGGGGATCGAGGAGATATTCTGTACCGACTGAGCGCCTTAGCCATCTTGGTAGGTAACTGCGAACAAGCATGGGAATATCTACAAGACGCTATTCCTATTAATGATGAAGCCATTGAGTTAGTCGGTCACGACCCAGCTTGGATGGAGTGGCGAGATCACCCGAGAACTCAGGCATTACTCGCTATAGGAAAGGGAGTAGGGAGTAGGGAGTAG